The segment AAACCGGCACGTTCTACGACGAGACCACTGCCTGGGCAAACCAGACACAAACAGCTACTACTTGACATCCCCAGCTTCAGGGATGTCTTTGACTGGCGCAGTCGACCGCACCACCTGCCCAGACCATCAGCCGCCGCCGCAGTCCCGACCCCGGACTTGAACACGTTCAAGTCCGTGCTACGGTTCTCGTGTCATCAGAAGTTGAACGTGTTCAACTTGGAGGGGAACGATGGACCTGACCGTCTGGTCGTACGTCATCTACCTGTGCATCAGCGTCGTACTCACCGTCTGGGTGGCCCGGACGCTCAGCAAGGCCGGCAGGGTGTTCCTGGCCCAGGTCTTCCCGGGGGCCGAGCAGTTGGCCGACGCCGTGAACCATCTGCTGGTCGTCGGGTTCTACCTGGTGAACCTGGGGTTCGTCAGCCTGTACCTGAAGACCGGGGCCACCGCGGACAACGCGCGGCAGGTCTTCGAGGGGCTGTCGGTCAAGGAGGGGGTGGTGCTGCTGGTGCTCGGCGGCATGCATCTGGGGAACGTCTTCGTGCTCAACAAGCTGCGGTCCAACAGCCGGCGCGACCATGGGGTTCCGCCGGTTCCGCCGACCGACTACCTGCTCGAGACGGGTCTGTGATGGGACCGGTCGTTCCGCGGGCCGCGCACCCTGTGCGCGGCCTGACCGTGCTCTACGACGCCGACTGCCGGCTGTGCCGTGCGGTGCGCGGGTGGCTGGAACGGCAGCGGCAGTTGGTCCCGCTGACGTTCGTGCCGGCCGGGTCGCCGGCGGCCCGGCGGCGGTTCCCGGGGCTGGATCACGACGCCACCCTCGCGGAGATCACGGTCGTCGGGGACGGCGGCCAGGTTTTCGCCGGGGACGCGGCTTGGATAGCGTGCCTGTGGGCGCTGGCCAAGCACCGTGGCCTCGCCTACCGCCTCGCGACCCCGGCCGGCCGGCCCCTGGCCCGTGCCGCGGTGCTGGTGGCGGCGCGGCTGCGGGCGTCCTTGGCGGACGCCGGGTCCGCCGCCGGCTGCGCCGACGGGTCCTGCGACGCGCGGGCTCCGGGACCGGATGGAGGACGACGAGAGTATGGGCGAGCCCCGAGAGGGACAAGAGGGACAGGAGGGACGTTCCGATGGTGACATCGGGGCGGCCCGCGACCGCGTGGAGAACACCACCTCCCGCGGTGACGAGCGCAAGGCCCTGATCCTCGACACCGCTCTCCGGCTGTTCGAACGCGACGGCTATGAGAAGACCACCATGCGGGCCATCGCGAAGGAGGCGGGTGTCTCGGTCGGCAACGCCTACTACTACTTCGCCTCCAAGGACCACATGATCCAGGCCTTCTACGACGAGGTCTCCGAGCTCCACGTCGACCAGGCCCTGGCCGCCATGCGCCCGCACCGCGACCTGGCCAAGCGCCTGTCCGTCGATCTGCACACCTGGATCGACGTCGCCGAGCCCTACCGCGCGTTCGCGAGCCAGTTCGTCAAGAACGCGGTGGACCCCAACTCCCCGCTGAGCCCCTTCTCCCCGGAGTCGAAGCCGACCCGGGACAAGGTGATCGACGTGCACCGCCGCGTGGTGACGGGGTCCACCGCCAAGTACGACCGCGAGATCGCCGAGAACCTGCCCGACCTGCTGTGGATGCACCACATGGCGATCGTGCTGTTCTGGACCTACGACCGCTCGCCCGGCGCCCGGCGCACCCGCGAACTGGTCGACCGGACCTCGCCGATGGTGGCCCGGGTGATCGGCCTGAGCCGCTTCAAGGTGGTGCGGCCGCTCTTCCGCGAGGCGGACAAGCTGATGCGGGACTTCCTGCTGCCCGGGGAAGACGACGCCGAGCTGTCGCACT is part of the Catenulispora sp. MAP5-51 genome and harbors:
- a CDS encoding thiol-disulfide oxidoreductase DCC family protein, with translation MGPVVPRAAHPVRGLTVLYDADCRLCRAVRGWLERQRQLVPLTFVPAGSPAARRRFPGLDHDATLAEITVVGDGGQVFAGDAAWIACLWALAKHRGLAYRLATPAGRPLARAAVLVAARLRASLADAGSAAGCADGSCDARAPGPDGGRREYGRAPRGTRGTGGTFRW
- a CDS encoding TetR/AcrR family transcriptional regulator; translation: MGEPREGQEGQEGRSDGDIGAARDRVENTTSRGDERKALILDTALRLFERDGYEKTTMRAIAKEAGVSVGNAYYYFASKDHMIQAFYDEVSELHVDQALAAMRPHRDLAKRLSVDLHTWIDVAEPYRAFASQFVKNAVDPNSPLSPFSPESKPTRDKVIDVHRRVVTGSTAKYDREIAENLPDLLWMHHMAIVLFWTYDRSPGARRTRELVDRTSPMVARVIGLSRFKVVRPLFREADKLMRDFLLPGEDDAELSH